From Sphingomonas hengshuiensis, one genomic window encodes:
- a CDS encoding type III PLP-dependent enzyme — MHKHHRALGLAGPLSNAVRGIDIANQRPVQPVTLTRPHAASRAARFFAEKFPGRSMYAVKANPSPDLLQILWESGITHYDVASIAEVRLVATTLPDATLCFMHPVKAEEAIAEAYFDHGVRVFSLDSLEELEKIVAATNGATDLTLCVRLRVSSDHSKLSLASKFGVGPGESKELLIAARQVADALGICFHVGSQAMSPEAYANAMERVRAAIVDAGVTVDVIDVGGGFPSSYPGMEPPPLERYFATIHRAFESLPVSYSSELWCEPGRALCAEYSSIVVRVERRRGSELYINDGAYGALFDAAHIGWRFPVELLREPDSNAKDMEFSFYGPTCDDMDHMAGPFLLPADIRAGDYIEIGMLGAYGSAMRTAFNGFGSDRTVIVGDEPMVSLYVADDTEQARPSNVVKL; from the coding sequence TTGCACAAGCATCATCGCGCGCTGGGGTTAGCTGGTCCCCTTTCGAACGCCGTTCGCGGCATCGACATCGCCAATCAGCGTCCGGTTCAGCCGGTTACGTTGACGCGTCCGCATGCGGCATCCCGCGCCGCCCGGTTCTTCGCAGAGAAGTTCCCGGGTCGCTCGATGTATGCTGTTAAAGCCAATCCCTCGCCGGATCTGCTTCAGATCCTGTGGGAGAGCGGAATCACGCATTACGACGTTGCATCGATCGCCGAGGTTCGGCTGGTCGCGACGACGCTTCCCGACGCGACCCTGTGCTTCATGCACCCGGTCAAGGCCGAGGAAGCGATCGCCGAGGCTTATTTCGATCACGGCGTCCGCGTGTTCAGCCTGGATTCGCTGGAAGAGCTGGAAAAGATCGTCGCCGCCACCAACGGCGCGACCGATCTGACGCTGTGCGTCCGGCTGCGGGTCTCGTCCGATCATTCGAAGCTCAGCCTCGCGTCGAAATTCGGCGTCGGCCCCGGCGAATCGAAGGAATTGCTGATCGCAGCGCGACAGGTCGCCGATGCCCTCGGCATCTGCTTCCATGTCGGCAGCCAGGCGATGTCGCCCGAAGCCTATGCGAACGCGATGGAGCGCGTGCGTGCGGCGATCGTCGACGCGGGCGTTACCGTGGACGTGATCGACGTCGGCGGCGGCTTCCCGTCGAGCTATCCCGGCATGGAGCCCCCGCCGCTCGAGCGCTATTTCGCGACGATCCACCGCGCGTTCGAAAGCCTGCCGGTCAGCTATTCGTCCGAACTCTGGTGCGAGCCCGGTCGCGCGCTGTGCGCCGAGTACAGCTCGATCGTAGTGCGCGTCGAGCGTCGCCGCGGGTCCGAACTGTACATCAACGACGGCGCCTATGGCGCGCTTTTCGATGCGGCGCATATCGGCTGGCGTTTCCCGGTCGAGCTGCTGCGCGAGCCCGATTCGAACGCGAAGGACATGGAGTTCAGCTTCTATGGCCCGACCTGCGACGATATGGACCATATGGCAGGCCCGTTCCTGCTCCCGGCGGACATCCGCGCGGGGGACTATATCGAAATCGGGATGCTCGGCGCCTATGGCTCGGCGATGCGCACTGCGTTCAACGGCTTCGGGTCGGACCGGACGGTGATCGTCGGCGACGAACCGATGGTCTCGCTCTATGTCGCGGACGATACGGAACAGGCCCGGCCCTCGAACGTCGTCAAGCTGTAA